The genomic stretch GCAATCTGTGCCTGCACACATGCTAGACAACATTCCTACCACCTTCatctccttccagcttccctaACTGAAACCAGATGGGATTTTCCATCAGTCTCTCACTCTACAATGCTCTGgcactgctgccagctctgcctctcctgctgcaggctgtgtgtCAGCAGGACAAACAGGCTACTAGAGTTTGGCTGAAGTAACAGAAACAGTTACAGAACTGCCCCCACCCACAGTGGGCGAGAGGAAAACCCTCCAGACCCAGTAGCACAGAAGAGCTGTGCTGCCATGGAGGGCTACTGGGATCCCTATAGCACATCATTCTGCAAGCAGAGGGCTGAACTACTTCTGCCTGGAAGAAACATGCTCTGGTTGTTATTACCTATTTGGTAGGGAAAGCAGTGGCATCACTGCTCTGGGGAGCTCCAGAGAGACTGGGAAGGACAGAGGGCAGCGGAGGGGACCAATGTCAGACCCACAACAGCTACTTGCTGAAAATTAAGTGCAGCAGTTTTGGGGTAGAGCATGTGCACGGAGTAGACCCATTGCAAGTTGGCTGATAATATGTGGAGAGGTCTTTGGAAGCCACTGCTCTGGTCTGAAACTCTTCCACCTACTCCCACCAGCCTCAGGATCTATGGGTGCCAGCCCTGGATCTGTCCAGTGTTGCCTAGGCAGCACTGGCTTTCTTTAGCTACAATCAGCAGGACTTGGTTTGAGCCTGCCACTCTGCATGCACATTTAAGCCTTGCAGAAGAGGAGCACAGAGTGATCTACAGGCACCACTTAGGACATGTTAAGGCAGAGCAGGGCCTGACACAGTGGCTCAGGTGCTCTCCCACAGGGACAACAGCACTGTGGTTGGCACTCACAGTGTGGAGTGCCACGGGTAGTTCTATGCCAGACATGGCTGAGGTGACCCGGAGCTACTCACCAATGATCACAAGCAGAAGAATGACTGCCACCAGTGCTATGATTGCCTTCATCTGcaagaggagcacagaggcatGTTACACAGGGTGCCATATGTAACTGCTCTGACCTTAAAGAAGGCCTTTGCCTTCTAGCATCTTTTCAGCTAGAAAGCAGAGCTTCTCCATCCCCTCTGCTGTTCCTGTTGTTGCTCACCTTGCAGCCTCGCCACCACATCTGTCTCCGAAGCTGCTTGGCTCTGTTGCTAAAAGCTGTGGCATTGTCTGATAAACTTTCtatcaaaggaaagaaaagaggtgaTTCAGTGGCACACAGAGGGAGTTGGAGCATCCGCTCATTCTACTGACTCCACTGAGTTTTAAGCAATAAACTGCATTAGTGGAAAAGACCCAACCACAGCGTGATTCACCAAAGCCACAGCAGACGCCAATGTGACGCCCTTTGCTAGAGCACACACAGACCTGCCAGAGTCCCACTGAGCCCCCTTTGTACTGGCTGTCCTCCGAGGACAGGATTTTGATCTGCTAGCCAGCAGGGGAGCAGACAGCAGAAGTGCTCCAAGCCATTGTGAAACAGATCAATCTACCTTTGCTTGAAGGACCAACCATATCACAGCACCCAAATGCCTCCAAACTAATGCCCCtatgcagagcagcagaaggTGGAGGTGAAAAGGGAATGTCAGCAGAAAGTCAGATCTGCGGCCAAAGGCTGTGATACACCTCTCCCAGGAAGGGCAAACATACAAGCCCAGGTCTGTCATTCTGAGCTGAAAACAGGTAATCTggcccagcagcagggaagagatGTGGGGAACAGATCAGCAGAGCCACATTTAGCATCGCACCTGATTTGTCCTGCAGGTCATCCAGCCGCTCGCCTCTTTCAATCACCTTTGTGATATTCTCTTGCATAACGTCAATGACTTCGTCCACCTGATTCTGGACACTagagcagagcaaaggcagCATGAGGAGCAGAAGCAAACACCACCAGCTGTActctgcagcaccagccctTGCTCAGAGCTGCCCAGGCTGGTGGGATCCCTGAGCTCACTGACAAAAAAACAAGGGGACGACACTGGAGGGAGGTTGATGGGATGCCAGAAAGCAAGAGGTATGGCATCACCTGGGGTGGGTCTCTGGCAACCCCAGGAAGGGTGAGGGAACACAAAGGGCTCAGAGGGTACTGGGAAGTCAGTAAACGCAGGGTACCCTCTGTAACATCTTCAACACCCAAACGCGGTAAGAAAAGGCACAAGTTGCTGTTGGTGGGCACCTGTGCTGCAGAATAGCTCACAAGAGTTAAAAAGAGTATAAAAATTATACCTTATCTTTCCAGATTTCAGAGAACCTTGCAATGCACCTTTGCTAAGTAACCAGGGGAAAGTAAAGCAAGGTGCACCCATGCCTCTGGGAACTGATTTGCTAAATGAACCCCATTCTGCCAGGGGTGTCAAGAGGACAGTAAAGAAATTGGGTGATATGAACTAAACCAAGTTATTATAATTCATCTTCTCATAGGTTACGCAACTCTGTGGGTAGCTGCTTCAGTGAACAGTAGCCTAAATCACACCCGCAGGGTTattataaatgcatttattcaTTCCATAAAAAAAGTCACATTggtaagagagaaaaattctCCCGGTGGAAAAATACTGCTACATTCTGGTTTGTATTTTGGAGCTAATACACTTTGATTTTCCTGGAGATAGAAATAAGAAATTTCTTGGGGCCCTAGGGAGACAATACATTGTTTGAGACATACCGTTCCCAGAAAGTAAGTGGCAACAGTAATGTATTGGAGGTAACGCGACACACACACAGGGCAACAAACCAGAAATAGCTCCAGGCCACTCACTCTGCATAAGTCTTAGGTTTGACAGCTTAGGTTGCCTCgattaaaaacatttaagcTCTTTAAACATATCAAAATGCATCCAGGATTTGCTAAATATGCAGCACAAACAGGCCACTTCAGCAGCATTCCACATTATCATAAATACATGCCTCCTATTAACAGTGTGGCACTGGTGTCCCCAAGGGAAAGGACTGCCATCACCTTGTCTTTAGCACCTGCTTAGCATCCACAGTCGTGCTCCCCAAATTATCTAGTCACACCACCCTCTTCACAGCATACAAAACCCTCTCCTCCCCGCTGCCATCTCACAGATGCAGAAGCTCTATGTTTTTTGCCAAATCAGGGTTTTTACAGCAGCACTAGACCCAACCCACCACTCAGAGAGCCATCATCCAGCACCTAAGCTCAGAGCACTTGATATGATGATGACAGTATTATCCTCCACCATGGCGCAGGAAACCAGGGCCAAGAGAGGCTCAGAGCAATTTGCCCATGGCCAGTCAGTGGGGCACTGCAGAATCAGGAGCAGGGCTCTGTTCCAGCCACCAAACCACTAATTAATTAACTAGAGACATAGGTTCACATTGACCTATTTCTCATGTCTCCCTATCAGCTACATGCCTCTCACGGAGCAGATCACAGAGGAAGGTGTAGGTGTTTGTAGGAGGTACAGAGCCCCCAGGTTCCAGTGAGATGCTTGCATCAAGTGATGAGCAGCTGCCACAAGCAGTAGTGGTCACAAAGTAAAAGCACATGCCTTGCTCACATTGACTTATGATTCCAAACACAGGCAAGGAATATcattaaaaggctttttttttttccctacccaAAAGCTCTAGAACAAGCTCCAGATCTTTGAATATGAAGGGGCTTCCATCTTAGCATTTTAGGTCAGGCTCTGTAGCACCACTGTGGCTTCCAGAGCTGTAACAGTCAGGCAACACCTCTGAAGCCAGTTTCTGATTTAACAGCCCTCGTGGCACATGCTGGATTCCAGCAATGCATGTGAAAACTTGCTTTATTTAGGATACCACAAGAAAGGAACTTGCCTTCCCTGTGCTACATCACAGAGTCTGTGGGAGCAGCATCTCTGAATCCACCTACACTGTGCAGTGGCAACCACCTGCCAGGAGTTTCTTATCTGGAGGGGGAAGGCACAGATAATCCCCAAACACCTCTCAGCAGGAGCATGCCCTGTGCCCATGACCCTATCCTGATCCTTTCACAAGGTAGGAGGCAGAGCTGCCACCACTTAGAAGGCATAGAAAGTGGCACTGAAGATGCAGGCAGATGCTGCCTGGGAAACATGTGGTGGTGCCTGTAGAATAAAGTGTTCACCACACAGAGGACACGCACAGCCCTGTGGCCCTTTCCTGGGGCAGCAGGTGAGGACATGAGTAGGAGGCATGCTCTGCAAAGGGGGTTTCCTTACCTCAGCATAATGGACAAGTCCCAGCTCAAAGCTGCCAGCAACGCTGCTATAGCTTGGGGTGAGAGAAGAAAAGCGGAAACATCTGCTATTTTGCTTGGCAAAAACTAGAATGCTTTAAACATCACTTTCACAGGCAGAAGACTACATCTGCAGTATGTAAATGTTTCTAGAACAGTTTACTGGCTGCAAAATAAAGAGATTTCCTCCCACAACAGATTTGTGACCAAGTTATCTTGGTACAACGATCAAGTGGGAGCACACACAGTTACGATGCATCTAGGAATGTGCTGTGCAAGGCACCAGCCAGTATGCCTCAAGTACAAGTCAGCATCTGGAGAGATGCTTCTGTGGTCCTGAGGCACCCCAAAGTGTTCAAGGCAAAGTGGGCAGGTATGTAATTTGAAGCTGCTCTGGTGCATCAAGCATTTGGAAGAGACCTATGGAGCACAGACCCTACTGCCCAAGCTGCATCTCAGCATCCCACCTCTTTTCACTTGAGCTGCTGGCAAAAAATGGTGTGCCTCTGCTACCTGCTCATAGCCTGGGCATGCTGTTAGCCATCCCCAAATGAACAAAGCATTTCACAGATGGAGAGTGAAAGCACAAAGAAATCAAGGCTTAAACTCTCGCAAATATTGAGATGTTTAACTCCCATGGAACACTGACACATTTGAGCACTCCAGTACTTTCTGGTGCTCAAATCAATCTGATGCAAAGAGAACCTGGAAAATAGCAAGGAAGAAGAGACCAAGCCAGGGAATGAAACTTTGTTCTCCACACAGTGCTCTAGCCAGACCTTAGGCCAGCCCttgctttctgctctttcccaTCCATCACTGCTGCAAGACATGCTTCTCCGGGAGGGGTCTGAAAGGTGCCCAGCCTATTCGTTAGCCCTGCAGTTTCACAACAAACTCAGAAATTCCCATTCGTTTGGCATGCTTAAGGTTGGAAACTCAAGTCAcatcaagaagaaaatattttcttgtttcatttggcAAGAGAGAATGAATCTTCTAATACGAAACCTATTTCCTGTTAGGGAGATACTGGCGTTTGACACATGTATTTCATGTGCTCCACTCCGGCCAGATTTCCACGAGAAATGAAGGAGATTACCTGccaggaaagaaagcaagactAAAGCATAAAATATGCCTCCCATGACCCTCCTTCTTACTAATTGCTGCATATATGATGCTTTTAATAAGGACAGCAAGTGTACACTATCAAAGCAACAAGAGACTCAACAGCACTCATCTTGGTTTAGGCTCCTCTTTTCTTAATGCTTTGCTGGGTCCAGAGTGGGAGGAATAAACCTTCCCATTTTGGCTACTCCAGGTTAGCTACTGAGAAACTCCCTGGGATGGTCACAGTGTTTGCCTAACAACAGTGGCACATTCTTCAGACACCATAAACAGCCCATGCACGCACCATGGGATGCGCTGCTCAAGGCTGCTTCTTGTCTCCAAGCTGGCTGTTTACAGCTAGCATGACACACTTATATTTTCCACCCCAGCGATATTAATAGTGCTATGTATTTTGGTGCAAATTAAACCCAAACATCCCTTGCTGTGGCAGTAACCCAGGGAAGAGGGAACAGGACGGAAAGCCAAGCCGGATGGACAGGGCAAAGGCACAAGGCCAGCCGAGCACAGTGTTCTCCAAGGCATGTCTctctgcagagaggctgcccAGCAGAAAGCCCTGTTGTACCCAACAATGGGGTATCAGCACTGAACCATGCCACAGATAAccggggtttttttgctgtttcatcCCAGCTGTGAGGAAGACAGCAGCCAATGCCTCCCTGAAGCCTTCAGTCCTTGAAAGGATTATACCTAACAATAATGCCTGTCAACATGGTCTCAGTATCACCTTTAAATGAAAGCTTGGACTATGGCTGGGGtccacagcacagccagcaaCCTGTG from Lathamus discolor isolate bLatDis1 chromosome 3, bLatDis1.hap1, whole genome shotgun sequence encodes the following:
- the VAMP4 gene encoding vesicle-associated membrane protein 4, with protein sequence MPPKFKRHLNDDEVTGSVKSERRNLLEEDSDEEEDFFLRGPSGPRFGPRNDKIRHVQNQVDEVIDVMQENITKVIERGERLDDLQDKSESLSDNATAFSNRAKQLRRQMWWRGCKMKAIIALVAVILLLVIIVPIVLKYHT